The Methylocystis bryophila genome contains the following window.
CGATCATTTGTTGAATTTCCTTCCCACTTGCACCCGAATGGGCTTCCACTGCGATGCCCCAGATCAGCGTCACGACGAGGCGGGCTGTGTCATCCGCTTTCCAATCGCCGGGAAGTCCGGTTTCGGTTTGCTGATCCGCCGAGAAGCGCTCTGTTAGGCGCGTGCGCAGAGCGGCGCGTCCTTGCGCCCACTCCGTGCGAAATGGGTGATCGTCGCAGATCGGCAGTGAGTTGTTGAGGATCAGGCAGCCAGGAGCGTGATCTGGACTAGTGTGAAGTTCGCCAAAGCCGGACAACAAGCGCTCCACGAGAGATCGCGAGTCAGTTTCCCGAAAGGCGCGCTCGACGATCTCGCCTTGACGCTCAAGATAGGCGTCGACGATCCGGCGAAACACACCGTCCTTACTGCCGAAC
Protein-coding sequences here:
- a CDS encoding TetR/AcrR family transcriptional regulator, which codes for MGRPRTFDIDHALNIAADMFWRRGYDGTSIGDLTKAIGISAPSFYFAFGSKDGVFRRIVDAYLERQGEIVERAFRETDSRSLVERLLSGFGELHTSPDHAPGCLILNNSLPICDDHPFRTEWAQGRAALRTRLTERFSADQQTETGLPGDWKADDTARLVVTLIWGIAVEAHSGASGKEIQQMIDQFMATWPVAA